A window of Actinopolymorpha sp. NPDC004070 contains these coding sequences:
- a CDS encoding right-handed parallel beta-helix repeat-containing protein yields the protein MGAALLLSTATTLPASAATPLVEPQPGMVITHDTTFKPGVYDFTSGMGIVIGADDVHVNATGVTLRGPGQKGKPDSYTGTGVSATGVSGATLTGLSVSGFETALHVRSGRDWTIRGNTFSGNYTDPDFGWGDGKLAGAVLLEHVSNSRIEDNTAHENWNGLALHYADDNLVRHNDFSHCSNVCLKMWSASRNRIEDNNFSWGIRIAPGETHARDSTSALIETGSNDNRVLRNDFTYGGDGVFLRPLNGVVSTGNYFEGNDASWAHNNAWESWSPGNTYVRNKGNHASYGFWLGSSDDTVLIGNEAAYNGRDNKNAPEPFGNAGIAVVNGSSSHFVLDGNHVHDNTSAGVAIGYLPDYPAYHWVIQRNRIENNTTYGIYVRDARWLTLANNTITGNGSGAIKQDKHVSGVFTLDGAAGEHAPVARAAMTPAVVHAGEEVTFDASGSTDADGGKLSYRWEFGDGDVATDAKVTHRFLDPGFHRVGLTVDDGGLAGLDHRDVYVLAPGAEQGTDAADRGAWSARVTSDDAGAPGTTATITADPSRALLGRSSIKLSGTAHDVTWRYQPRRSIDTASADQLEFWMASEQEVRDGFDGNQPTVRLVQDAGNYVEYTPAKNYLSPWSLDYSEARGGWQRVVVPLAGDKAWTRKVTGNPDLKAVHAVEVRTSAIDGPYRVWLDALTFTTAPASPDVAPDLALNPAAQGEPWPRASTGDDASRWAPLDGRTDGAVWSTAGSQNATDFYGVDFGIARTVDALRLDLRSGEGFAAPAKETVEYWTGDDWQPVDNARPSPATPAAGHNEIAFDPVTTQRLRVVLGNPDDGKAVGLAEFAPESTGNLAGNALGANAPFGTPVASASAGSGDPWSLVDGSVRADSAWRSTPGTSPWVAVDLMRARPVNTVTLYAGSADTAPAGIRVQAWTGSDWLDVSNTTVTPAPPAAGRTTVRFDTVKTRKLRLTLDAPSGGSVEVREVEVRNANLLSDASALGLTVTPTASYTYPGDTVLGPLDGSYADSPRWTSWNSKNAQDWYALRFDRAVTASRITLHFYNDNGGVKPPKDYTIEYWNGTGWTPVDETGRTPAQPAEGFNAVDFTPVRAAGFRVVGTNQNPVNYGVYIGLTELELWAP from the coding sequence GTGGGGGCGGCTCTCCTGCTCTCCACCGCCACCACGTTGCCCGCCTCGGCGGCGACGCCGTTGGTGGAACCCCAACCCGGCATGGTGATCACCCACGACACCACGTTCAAACCCGGTGTGTACGACTTCACCTCGGGCATGGGCATCGTGATCGGCGCCGACGACGTACACGTGAACGCCACCGGCGTGACGTTGCGCGGCCCCGGCCAGAAGGGCAAGCCGGACAGCTACACCGGCACCGGCGTCTCCGCGACGGGCGTGTCCGGTGCGACGCTGACCGGCCTGTCCGTGTCCGGGTTCGAGACCGCCCTGCACGTGCGTTCCGGCCGGGACTGGACGATCCGGGGAAACACCTTCTCCGGCAACTACACCGATCCCGACTTCGGCTGGGGTGACGGCAAGCTCGCCGGCGCTGTCCTGCTGGAGCACGTGAGCAACTCGCGGATCGAGGACAACACCGCACACGAGAACTGGAACGGCCTGGCTCTGCACTACGCCGACGACAATCTCGTACGCCACAACGACTTCTCGCACTGCTCGAACGTCTGCCTGAAGATGTGGTCGGCCTCCCGCAACCGGATCGAGGACAACAACTTCAGCTGGGGAATCCGCATCGCGCCGGGTGAGACGCACGCCCGCGACTCCACCAGTGCCCTGATCGAGACCGGTTCGAACGACAACCGCGTTCTGCGCAACGACTTCACCTACGGCGGGGACGGCGTCTTCCTGCGCCCGCTCAACGGGGTCGTCTCCACCGGCAACTACTTCGAGGGCAACGACGCCTCCTGGGCGCACAACAACGCGTGGGAGTCGTGGTCGCCGGGCAACACCTATGTACGCAACAAGGGAAACCACGCGAGCTACGGGTTCTGGCTCGGCAGCTCCGACGACACGGTCCTGATCGGCAACGAGGCGGCCTACAACGGCCGGGACAACAAGAACGCGCCCGAGCCGTTCGGCAACGCCGGCATCGCCGTGGTCAACGGTTCCTCCAGCCACTTCGTCCTGGACGGCAACCACGTCCACGACAACACCTCCGCCGGGGTGGCGATCGGCTACCTGCCCGACTACCCCGCCTACCACTGGGTGATCCAGCGCAACCGGATCGAGAACAACACGACGTACGGCATCTACGTGCGCGACGCCCGCTGGCTGACCCTCGCGAACAACACCATCACCGGCAACGGCTCCGGCGCGATCAAGCAGGACAAGCACGTGTCGGGCGTGTTCACCCTCGACGGCGCGGCCGGCGAGCACGCACCGGTCGCCAGGGCGGCGATGACGCCGGCGGTCGTGCACGCAGGCGAGGAGGTGACGTTCGACGCGTCCGGCTCCACCGACGCCGACGGCGGAAAGCTCTCCTACCGTTGGGAGTTCGGCGACGGTGACGTCGCCACCGACGCGAAGGTGACCCACCGGTTCCTCGACCCGGGCTTCCACCGGGTCGGGCTGACCGTCGACGACGGCGGGCTGGCCGGCCTGGACCACCGCGACGTCTACGTGCTGGCACCCGGCGCCGAGCAGGGCACCGACGCCGCCGACCGTGGGGCCTGGTCGGCACGCGTCACCTCCGACGACGCCGGCGCCCCGGGCACCACCGCGACCATCACCGCCGACCCATCGCGCGCATTGCTCGGCCGGTCCTCGATCAAGCTGTCCGGCACCGCGCACGACGTCACCTGGCGCTACCAGCCGCGCCGCTCGATCGACACCGCGAGCGCGGATCAGTTGGAGTTCTGGATGGCGTCGGAGCAGGAGGTACGCGACGGCTTCGACGGCAACCAGCCGACTGTCCGGCTGGTTCAGGACGCCGGCAACTACGTCGAGTACACCCCGGCGAAGAACTACCTCAGCCCCTGGTCGCTGGACTACTCCGAGGCCCGCGGCGGCTGGCAGCGGGTCGTCGTACCGCTGGCCGGCGACAAGGCCTGGACCCGCAAGGTGACTGGCAACCCCGACCTCAAGGCTGTGCACGCGGTGGAAGTACGCACGTCCGCGATCGACGGCCCGTACCGCGTGTGGCTGGACGCGCTCACCTTCACCACCGCACCTGCAAGCCCCGACGTCGCACCCGACCTGGCCCTCAACCCCGCCGCGCAGGGTGAGCCGTGGCCGCGCGCCTCCACCGGTGACGACGCGTCCCGGTGGGCTCCGCTGGACGGCCGCACCGACGGTGCCGTCTGGTCCACCGCGGGCTCGCAGAACGCCACCGACTTCTACGGCGTGGACTTCGGGATCGCCCGCACGGTCGACGCCCTGCGGCTGGACCTGCGTTCCGGCGAGGGTTTCGCCGCCCCGGCGAAGGAGACCGTGGAGTACTGGACCGGCGACGACTGGCAGCCGGTCGACAACGCCCGGCCCTCCCCCGCCACCCCGGCGGCCGGCCACAACGAGATCGCCTTCGACCCGGTGACCACCCAGCGGCTGCGGGTCGTCCTGGGCAACCCCGACGACGGCAAGGCGGTCGGCCTGGCCGAGTTCGCTCCGGAGTCGACCGGCAACCTCGCCGGAAATGCACTCGGCGCGAACGCACCCTTCGGTACGCCGGTAGCGTCCGCCTCGGCGGGTTCCGGTGACCCGTGGTCGCTGGTCGATGGGTCGGTACGCGCCGACAGCGCCTGGCGTTCGACCCCTGGCACGTCCCCGTGGGTCGCGGTCGACCTGATGCGGGCGCGCCCGGTCAACACCGTCACGCTGTACGCCGGCTCCGCCGACACCGCACCGGCCGGCATCCGCGTCCAGGCCTGGACGGGCAGCGACTGGCTGGACGTCTCCAACACCACGGTCACCCCGGCACCGCCGGCGGCCGGCCGCACCACCGTGCGGTTCGACACCGTGAAGACGCGCAAGCTCAGGTTGACACTGGACGCACCGAGCGGCGGAAGCGTCGAGGTACGCGAGGTGGAGGTACGCAACGCCAACCTGCTCTCCGACGCCTCGGCACTCGGCCTGACGGTCACGCCGACCGCGTCGTACACCTACCCCGGCGACACCGTGCTCGGCCCGCTGGACGGCTCCTACGCCGACTCACCGCGCTGGACGTCGTGGAACTCCAAGAACGCCCAGGACTGGTACGCCCTCCGCTTCGACCGGGCGGTCACCGCGAGCCGGATCACGCTGCACTTCTACAACGACAACGGTGGGGTCAAGCCGCCGAAGGACTACACGATCGAGTACTGGAACGGCACCGGCTGGACCCCGGTGGACGAGACCGGCCGCACCCCCGCGCAGCCGGCGGAGGGGTTCAACGCGGTGGACTTCACCCCCGTCCGCGCGGCCGGGTTCCGGGTGGTCGGCACCAACCAGAACCCCGTCAACTACGGCGTCTACATCGGTCTCACCGAGCTCGAGCTCTGGGCGCCGTAG
- a CDS encoding Clp protease N-terminal domain-containing protein: MTPAPSLQDLIETVRRDAGDDELDQLATARAMVNDLSETGDALLGHYVDRARRSGRSWTEISNTLGVTKQAVHKRWAGPSIEGFERFTARARTCLTAAGDTARSMGHNYVGTEHLLLGLYAEPQGIAARILTDAGTGPEAVHEAVRTRLAATAPAGGAAPAKSPGQELPRTPRANAALGAAVTEALQLGHNYIGTEHLLLGLYHDSGAISAQVLAELGPDKQYAHAKVVELLSGFTKPAG, from the coding sequence ATGACGCCCGCACCCAGCCTCCAGGACCTCATCGAGACCGTCCGCCGCGACGCCGGGGACGACGAACTCGACCAACTGGCCACCGCCCGCGCGATGGTCAACGACCTCAGCGAGACCGGCGACGCGCTGCTCGGTCACTACGTCGACCGGGCCCGGCGCAGCGGCCGGTCGTGGACCGAGATCAGCAACACGCTCGGCGTCACCAAGCAGGCCGTGCACAAGCGGTGGGCCGGCCCCTCGATCGAGGGCTTCGAACGCTTCACCGCCAGGGCCCGCACCTGCCTGACCGCCGCCGGCGACACCGCCCGGTCGATGGGCCACAACTACGTCGGAACGGAGCACCTGCTGCTCGGTCTGTACGCCGAACCGCAGGGCATCGCCGCCCGGATCCTCACCGATGCCGGGACCGGGCCGGAAGCTGTCCACGAGGCGGTCCGGACCCGGCTCGCCGCGACCGCCCCGGCCGGGGGTGCGGCCCCGGCGAAGTCGCCGGGGCAGGAGCTGCCGCGCACGCCGCGGGCGAACGCCGCCCTCGGTGCCGCGGTCACCGAAGCGCTGCAGCTCGGCCACAACTACATCGGCACCGAGCACCTGCTCCTCGGGCTGTATCACGACTCCGGTGCGATCTCGGCCCAGGTGCTCGCCGAGCTCGGACCGGACAAGCAGTATGCGCACGCCAAGGTGGTCGAGCTGCTGTCCGGCTTCACCAAGCCCGCCGGCTGA